In one Mucilaginibacter sp. PAMB04168 genomic region, the following are encoded:
- the rlmN gene encoding 23S rRNA (adenine(2503)-C(2))-methyltransferase RlmN → MNANNSKIDIRSLSLEALQQHFISMGEKAFRAKQVYEWLWKKSCFSFEDMSNISKELRQKLEAQFTINNVIINNSQFSADKTIKNSFKLYDTHLIEGVLIPTTDRMTACVSSQVGCSLTCKFCATGYMDRKRNLNPDEIYDQVVLLSQQAQQNYGIPLTNIVYMGMGEPLLNYANVLKSIERITAEDGLNMAAKRITVSTAGIAKMIKKLGDDQVKFNLALSLHAANDEKRNQIMPINEQNSLKALAEALKYYYNKTKNSVTYEYIVFNNFNDELQDAMELARFCKHLPCKVNIIEYNPISFADFVNAGEDKIDAFAAYLRKQGIITNVRRSRGKDIDAACGQLAVKDGDKVKSEQSAEKTLVV, encoded by the coding sequence GTGAACGCAAACAATAGTAAGATTGATATCCGCAGCCTGAGTTTAGAAGCTCTGCAACAACACTTTATAAGCATGGGCGAAAAGGCCTTTCGTGCTAAGCAGGTGTATGAGTGGCTTTGGAAAAAATCATGTTTTTCATTTGAGGACATGAGTAATATTTCAAAAGAACTACGCCAGAAACTGGAGGCGCAATTTACTATTAATAATGTGATTATTAACAACTCACAGTTTAGCGCGGATAAAACTATAAAAAATTCCTTTAAGTTGTATGATACACACTTAATTGAGGGTGTGTTGATTCCAACTACAGACAGAATGACGGCCTGCGTGTCATCACAAGTTGGTTGCAGCCTTACCTGTAAGTTTTGTGCTACCGGCTATATGGACCGTAAGCGTAATCTTAACCCGGATGAGATTTACGATCAGGTTGTTTTATTAAGCCAGCAGGCACAGCAAAATTACGGCATACCGCTTACCAATATTGTTTACATGGGCATGGGTGAGCCTTTACTTAATTATGCCAACGTACTAAAATCTATTGAACGCATTACCGCCGAAGATGGACTTAATATGGCTGCTAAACGCATTACGGTATCAACCGCTGGTATTGCTAAAATGATTAAAAAGCTTGGTGACGATCAGGTGAAATTTAACCTGGCATTATCCTTACACGCTGCTAATGACGAAAAGCGCAACCAAATTATGCCCATTAATGAGCAAAACTCACTAAAAGCTTTGGCCGAGGCTTTAAAATATTACTACAACAAAACTAAAAACTCAGTTACTTACGAGTACATTGTATTTAACAACTTTAATGATGAATTGCAGGACGCCATGGAACTGGCCCGTTTTTGCAAGCACCTCCCCTGCAAGGTAAATATCATTGAGTACAATCCTATCTCATTTGCCGACTTTGTAAATGCTGGTGAAGACAAAATTGATGCCTTTGCCGCTTATTTGCGTAAACAAGGCATTATTACCAACGTGCGCCGTAGCCGCGGTAAAGACATTGACGCCGCATGCGGTCAGTTAGCCGTAAAAGATGGCGATAAAGTAAAGAGTGAACAATCGGCAGAAAAAACGCTGGTTGTTTAA
- a CDS encoding phosphoribosyltransferase family protein yields MNLRNTYLGNFLNLLFPRLCQACRASLLGTEDLLCTHCIYDLPYTNFASQPGNIVAQQFWGKVNVQFAYALLYFEKGGKVQHLIHQFKYKDMPAIGNKLGNIAGEQLIANPSLGTVNYIIPVPLHMNRLRERGYNQSARFAQGLADKLSAPALENNLVRLVKTSTQTRKSRFERHENMKQVFAVLKPEQLAGKHILLVDDIVTTGSTLEACAQELLKVQGLTLSIATIAYAV; encoded by the coding sequence GTGAATCTGCGCAACACCTACCTTGGTAATTTTTTAAACCTACTTTTCCCGAGGTTGTGCCAGGCCTGCCGGGCCAGTTTGCTGGGTACCGAAGATCTTCTTTGCACACACTGCATTTATGATTTGCCTTATACCAACTTTGCCAGCCAACCGGGCAATATTGTAGCGCAACAATTTTGGGGCAAGGTTAATGTACAATTTGCCTACGCCCTGCTTTATTTTGAAAAAGGCGGCAAAGTACAGCACTTAATACACCAGTTTAAGTATAAAGACATGCCCGCCATTGGCAATAAGCTGGGCAATATAGCAGGCGAACAATTAATTGCCAATCCATCACTCGGCACAGTTAATTATATTATCCCCGTGCCGTTACATATGAACCGCTTGCGCGAACGTGGCTACAATCAAAGCGCCCGCTTTGCACAAGGATTAGCCGATAAGCTTTCAGCGCCTGCATTGGAAAACAATTTGGTGCGACTGGTTAAAACTTCTACCCAAACGCGTAAATCGCGTTTTGAAAGGCACGAAAATATGAAACAGGTTTTTGCTGTATTGAAACCAGAACAGCTTGCCGGCAAACATATTTTACTGGTTGATGATATTGTAACCACCGGCTCCACGCTGGAAGCCTGCGCGCAAGAATTATTAAAAGTGCAGGGGCTCACCTTAAGTATTGCCACCATTGCCTACGCGGTGTAA
- a CDS encoding PAS domain-containing protein yields MVIDRSSVPANEDERLKALHSYDILDSFPEEEYDALTRLASYICQAPLAFITFIDGNRQWFKSKIGLPVDEIPRADAFCRYTIMDDLLVEVNDASKHEIFAESDFVKGGMGIRFYASAPLVDPDGYRLGSLCVFDNQPKTLSPEQRDALQTLAGEVISHLSLRRQKKELEQNLERHKDFFTLFNSSSEIHYIADETSKIELINNAVENVLGYKPEQLIGRSLWEFVVDHDRNQFAQLIESGLRTKKAFELETCVLAKSQEEKCISWTAINRDGKWYASGRDITAQKKTQAQIEQLSLVASKVSNGVAITNADNKVIWTNEAFESITGYNLADLMNKQMGEVFKGDYTDHAISTRLNELLQSKKAFEIEIKIQHKDGHFMWVSVTNSPILNSEGKVEKYIKILLDISARKTAEQDLEVLSFASAKSPSGVLIRDREGRVIWMNEALEEALGYTLQEMKGRMFGNMLVGEHTDLNVFEKAKEAYAHNTPYEIEILIYKKDGTPHWVFLSNSPFFNESGQLERQVTVCVDINDRKKNEEELTLLSLVASNTVSGIVINDSEGNVEWVNDAFEKITGYDLDVVKGTHLGDVLKGELTDCSIIEKSRELSKNKQSFEVDLLVYRKDGQPLWISVINSVILDETGKVKKFIEVIIDITSKKKAELELIAAKEEALQLSKAKDMFISVMSHEIRTPLNAVIGMSHLLSEDNPTESQKENLHILKFSAENLMTLINDVLDFAKIETGNIELEKTPVDLRELVHSVVSSMQYKLNATEIYFKESVDSEVPQRILADRTRLVQILLNLASNAVKFTEKGGVTIDLKVLEQTSQEVRIRFAVTDTGIGIPANKTNTIFESFKQASTDTTRKYGGTGLGLAITKSLIELHDSRINVDSVLGQGSTFWFTITFKKVENYTMANDNAAEIGLKINVLVADDNQINRLLINKVLKKWGIQADFAENGLEAVQKTVANRNYDVILMDIHMPEMGGLEATQALRGKDDEYFKNVPIIALTASMLSNQLNQIEEVGMNDFILKPFDPKNLYDKLSRYQQQ; encoded by the coding sequence ATGGTAATTGACCGGTCGTCTGTTCCTGCCAATGAAGATGAACGTTTAAAAGCGCTTCATTCTTATGATATTCTGGATTCATTTCCGGAAGAGGAGTATGATGCGCTCACTCGTTTGGCTTCATACATTTGCCAGGCGCCTTTAGCCTTTATTACCTTTATTGATGGAAACAGACAGTGGTTTAAATCAAAAATAGGTTTGCCGGTCGATGAAATACCGCGGGCCGACGCCTTTTGCCGTTATACCATTATGGATGATTTGCTGGTAGAGGTTAACGACGCCAGCAAGCATGAAATTTTTGCAGAAAGCGACTTCGTGAAAGGCGGCATGGGCATACGTTTTTATGCAAGTGCACCATTGGTTGATCCCGACGGTTACCGTTTGGGATCACTTTGTGTTTTTGATAATCAGCCGAAAACATTAAGCCCAGAGCAACGCGACGCTCTGCAAACCCTGGCCGGCGAGGTCATCTCACACCTTTCGCTTCGCAGGCAAAAAAAGGAGCTGGAACAAAACCTGGAGCGGCATAAAGATTTTTTTACGCTGTTTAACAGTTCATCTGAAATACATTACATCGCTGATGAAACTTCGAAGATTGAACTGATTAACAATGCTGTTGAAAATGTGCTGGGTTACAAACCCGAGCAACTGATAGGCCGCTCATTATGGGAGTTTGTAGTTGATCATGACCGTAATCAGTTTGCACAGTTAATTGAGTCGGGTTTGCGTACTAAAAAAGCATTCGAGCTTGAAACCTGTGTACTTGCTAAAAGTCAGGAAGAAAAGTGCATAAGCTGGACAGCCATAAACCGCGACGGTAAATGGTATGCTAGTGGACGCGATATAACAGCCCAGAAAAAGACCCAGGCCCAAATTGAACAGCTTTCGCTGGTTGCCAGTAAGGTGAGCAACGGCGTCGCTATTACCAACGCCGATAACAAGGTGATATGGACCAACGAAGCTTTTGAAAGCATTACCGGATATAACCTGGCCGATTTGATGAATAAGCAGATGGGCGAAGTGTTTAAAGGTGATTATACCGATCATGCTATCAGTACCCGGTTAAACGAACTGCTGCAGTCTAAAAAAGCTTTCGAAATCGAGATTAAAATTCAGCATAAGGATGGCCACTTTATGTGGGTATCGGTAACAAATTCGCCTATATTGAATAGCGAAGGCAAGGTTGAAAAGTACATTAAAATCCTTCTTGATATCTCTGCACGTAAAACGGCCGAGCAGGACCTCGAAGTTTTATCATTTGCATCAGCCAAATCGCCAAGCGGTGTTCTCATCCGCGACCGCGAAGGCCGGGTGATTTGGATGAATGAGGCGCTGGAAGAGGCTTTAGGTTACACCCTGCAAGAGATGAAAGGCAGGATGTTTGGCAATATGCTGGTTGGTGAACATACCGACCTTAATGTGTTCGAAAAAGCCAAAGAAGCTTATGCCCACAACACACCTTACGAAATAGAGATCCTAATCTACAAAAAAGATGGTACCCCACACTGGGTATTCTTGTCTAACAGTCCTTTCTTTAACGAGAGCGGACAATTAGAAAGACAGGTTACTGTATGTGTGGATATCAACGACCGTAAGAAAAACGAAGAAGAATTAACGCTACTCTCATTAGTGGCCAGTAACACGGTGAGCGGCATAGTAATTAATGATAGCGAAGGCAACGTAGAATGGGTAAATGATGCCTTCGAGAAAATTACAGGGTACGACCTGGACGTTGTAAAAGGCACCCATCTAGGCGATGTATTGAAGGGAGAACTTACTGACTGTAGTATCATTGAGAAATCACGGGAGCTTTCAAAAAACAAGCAGTCGTTTGAAGTGGATTTGCTGGTGTACCGAAAGGACGGGCAGCCATTGTGGATATCTGTAATTAATTCGGTTATTTTAGATGAAACGGGTAAGGTTAAAAAGTTTATTGAAGTAATTATTGATATAACATCCAAGAAAAAAGCCGAGCTGGAGCTGATTGCGGCCAAAGAAGAAGCACTGCAGCTAAGCAAGGCTAAGGATATGTTTATATCGGTAATGAGCCATGAGATACGTACGCCGTTGAACGCCGTGATAGGTATGTCGCACCTATTGTCAGAAGATAACCCGACAGAGTCACAAAAAGAGAATTTACATATTCTGAAATTCTCGGCAGAGAACTTGATGACGTTGATTAACGATGTGCTCGACTTTGCCAAAATTGAAACCGGCAATATAGAGCTCGAAAAAACGCCGGTAGATTTACGTGAGCTGGTGCATAGCGTGGTAAGCTCTATGCAGTATAAGCTTAATGCTACAGAAATTTATTTTAAAGAAAGCGTAGACAGCGAGGTGCCGCAACGCATACTTGCCGATCGTACTCGTTTGGTTCAAATACTGCTTAACCTGGCAAGTAATGCGGTTAAGTTTACCGAAAAAGGCGGTGTCACTATCGACTTGAAAGTGTTAGAGCAAACCTCGCAGGAGGTACGCATACGTTTCGCCGTAACTGATACCGGCATAGGCATTCCTGCTAACAAAACTAATACTATATTTGAGTCATTTAAACAGGCTTCTACCGATACTACCCGTAAGTATGGTGGTACAGGTTTAGGGCTGGCTATAACAAAAAGCTTGATCGAACTGCACGATTCGCGTATTAACGTTGACAGCGTGCTGGGGCAGGGTTCAACTTTTTGGTTTACTATTACCTTCAAAAAAGTGGAAAATTACACCATGGCAAATGATAATGCAGCCGAGATTGGCTTAAAAATAAATGTACTGGTGGCCGATGATAATCAAATTAACCGTCTGTTAATTAACAAGGTGCTCAAAAAGTGGGGTATACAAGCCGATTTTGCCGAAAATGGCTTAGAAGCTGTGCAAAAAACAGTTGCCAACCGCAATTATGATGTTATTTTGATGGATATTCATATGCCCGAAATGGGCGGCCTGGAAGCTACACAGGCTTTGCGCGGTAAGGACGATGAGTACTTTAAAAATGTGCCTATTATAGCTTTAACAGCGTCTATGTTAAGCAATCAGCTAAATCAGATTGAAGAGGTGGGTATGAATGATTTTATTCTGAAGCCGTTCGATCCGAAAAATTTGTACGATAAGCTGAGCCGCTACCAGCAGCAGTAA